The Hippoglossus hippoglossus isolate fHipHip1 chromosome 21, fHipHip1.pri, whole genome shotgun sequence genomic sequence AAATGGAAGAACCGGCGCAGGAGCGTCAACTCTGACATcgtgaagaagaaagaggagcgTGACCAGATCGAGCAGGTTACCATCGGCGGTAACAGGAGGTCCAAGACCTTCAAGGAGATGcaagaggagaggtgaggaggaataaGAACACCTGATTCGGTTGTTTTGATAGTGCTTGATGATAGATCCTGTTTTTTTACTTGGAAAAAACAAGGCTCACTGagtttcttcctcttttacgTCCTGTCTACCCTCGGAGGTGGATCCTTCGCTGAGGTAAACCTAAGAGAAGGTGTGAATGAGATGTTTTGCAGATTTGAACACAGAGAGTCTCTCAGTCATTgtggaaatgtaatttaatcaCGGCTCACAACCTGCCAACCTGCCCCTCTTTTACTGCCCCACCTTCCTTTGCCCGCTGCTATTCAACTGtgctcctcctcgtctctcacTGCCCTCCCCATTTCATCTCCCTGTGCCCATCTTCATCTTTAATCCTATCCAtcacttttttccccttttaatCTCATcacctttcttctcctctgtccgGTCCACAGAGAcaataaagggaaaaaaagtcttGGCAGTCGTCTCGGATCTCTGGCTTACCTGGACGACGAGGAGGACGTGTTTGAGAGACCCGTCACCTCCCCTCGTACCCGAACCCTCCCCGCCAGGAGCTTCACTATTGACACTCCTTACAATTATTTCGAGCCCTCTGAGCCTTCTCTGAAAGAGGACGACCCACCTGCTGCCTCCCCAGCCACGGGCAGGGCCGCTTCCCCTCCCACCTCGCGGCGAGTCGACGTTGTGGACCGTCCTGCAGGCAGAGACACCACGACCACCATCACTCCcaacctccctccctccagccgAGGCTCTCTCCTCAACTCTGCTGCAGGTGCACCTTTACAGAGGAGTGCCGTCTCAGAACGCAGCAGACCCAccaagacagaggagaaaaccaCGACTGTCGTCTCAGAACGCAGCAGACCCAccaagacagaggagaaaaccaCGACcgtcgtctcctcctccagcgcCCTACAAAAGGTGGCAGAGCCGAGACGCCCATTCTTGCGCGCACAAACGGAGGTGGAGGCCCCCTCCCCTGGTTTTCTGTACAAACAACAACCGCAGCCCAGCTCGATGGAACCCAAACCTCCCGGGGTGTCTCATGTTTCCGCCTCCCTCCCCAGGAGCTACCAGAAATCGGATAGCGCACGTCTAACCTCAGTTGTCACGGCAAGGCCCTTCGGGACCCAGGCCTCCCGCATCACCTCACTTCCGCGAGTCTTCGCAGTAAGTACTAGATGATTTTACAACCAAACACAACCTACCAGTGCTGCACAAACGAAGGGCATCTAGAGGATGTTAAGTGTTGGTAAGAAATGTTTGCCTCTGTGATCAGGTGccattttatttgtcttgaGTGCATCGGTGTTACCCATCAGTACGATCTGATTACTGTGTTAATAATGGATGAGGTCAGTGTTTTTATAATGCTAACTACTAGAGCAGCTATTTTCAGCCTTCTCACATTCATTACAGTTACAGCAAATGCAATAGAGTGTTTCACACACGTTTAAAGAGCTGATCCGCTAATTTCATCAATCAGCCATTTGTTGTTCAATAAAGTTTTACACTCTTACGGCCCGAACATTCTTTATAACTCTGCATTCATCCGTGACAGATGGGCGACCCTAACAAGCGCGTCAACGGCGACGCCTCTAAGAAGTCGTCGGTGCCGAGCCGCTATCACCAGTTCATGACCCCCGAGGACGAGGCTCACTCCAGCTCGGCCCACAGcagtgaagatgaggaggaagaggaggaggaggaggcagcggtgACATGGGGCAAGACCGCGCCGAAGAGTGTCACCTTGACTCAGAGCACCTCGCCCGTCCCTGCTCCTCCAGTCAGGAGAGAAGCTCCAGTCACTCCTGCTCCAGTCAGTCCTGCTCCAGTCAGTCCTGCTCCAGCCAAAGAAAGCAGCCAGGTATTTAATTACCTGCTGTTGACACAACAgatcagctgttttcttttctcctgcatTGAAGGCATTAAAAAATAATGCGGCTTTGTTAACACGAATTGTATTTAAGACTCACTCTGACGGAGAATTCACATAATTTTACGTGAAACCTAATGCatcataaacatattttttttattttctgtataagTTGCTGCGCTGTTGAAATTAAAGAATAGCAACAGGTTCATTGACAACAATACCTGacattctctcctctctcctgggTGATGGAAAGTCAGCACCAAGTTTTTATGCTTGTAAGAGCTTGTAACAGGTGAGTGTCGTTCATCTCCACTCACCTGTGCTGGTGTTTGGTTTGTAGGAGAACTACTGCGACATGCGGATCAACCTGAACCAGAAGcccaacagcagcagagactttGGCTTCCAGGCAGCCTGGGACTCAACCGGAGCTCGCGTCACGACCATCGCGCCAGGTAACAGACGACCTTCAGACAAAGGGATTTTAATAGTGTAGGAATAACTTTATTCAAAGGCAATCGGGCAACGTTAAACTTTGACATCCCCAGTGGTTAAACTACAGACTGACAACGGTTATATCTCCCTCTGGGTTCACAGATTCATGGTTCTCACATTGGGAGCTTTTGTATTTCACAGCTGGGCTCTGCTGGTTAGGCGTCAGCAGGTTTTTCAGTCCACTTCAGCGGCAGTGCCAGACTTAAGTAGGGCAACATCTATCTGGGTCAGATCTGCTGGGCCTGAGCCTCTTTCCACTGATTCTCCACCTCCACATGACTAAATGACtaaatgaatgtatttttccAACACATACGTACGTACTCTGGAACTCTGTCACACCAGCATCAGCGTTCATTGTGTTTAAGCCTGTTGTATGTTTGTTCCATCACGTCATGTCGTATGTtacctttcttttcttcttcatgtcttTAGGTATAAGAACAATAACATTTCTATAAATGTGCCCGTGTTAGCCAGCGGGCGGATCTTGATTTTCACTGCAGTTCTTTGGCAAAATGTTGTAAAACCTATGAAGGGAGAGGTTAAGAAACACGAGACGGAAAGATGCAGAATGAGACACGAGATGGCGCACTATTCAATGTCAAGGTTATTGGTTTGTCATTACATAGCCATGTAAAAATCCACATGCAGCAGAATGAGATATTGTTCCTCACAGGACCAGATAATAAGTAAAAGAATCAAGCATGCAAAGaaaaattaaaagcaacaaGAGGCAGCAAAACACTCTTGCTGTAAAATGACCAGGTTCATTGTTCAGTGCAAACAAAGTAGTTTACAGCAACAGAACATAAATGAACAATCCtattgggcggctgtggctcagaaggtAGGGCGGGTCGTCCACCAACAAGAAGGTTGGTCGttcaatccccagctcctccattTGGCATGAAGTGTCCTTGAACTGCAAATTGCCCCTGAGGGCTGTGCCGACGGTGTTTAAATGAACTGTGAATTAAACTATACTGTAAAGTGCTtggagtggtcatcaagactagaatgCACTGAACATCCAAAACATACCATTTATTGTTATCTGGCACAAATTACTGATTCAGATCAATAAGTCACAGATGAAATATGATGGtctgtaaatggtctgtatttttatatatacgcttttctagtcttgatgaccactcaaagcactttacagtcatccacatccacacatacacactcacattcatgcagtgtgtctatgggcagcactttttctatgagggctgaccaaggacactttggcaggcagatggggaagactgggatcaaaccaccgacttTCTGTGGTTCCCGACTTTTTCTCTTCAATGTTAATCAACAGTATTTATCTATTAATTAATAACTGGGACGTTAATATAGATAGTTCAAAGGTTGGTAAGAATTTTAATATCACACATTGAACATGTAAGTGGTGTAGTGCAAGAACATAATTGTcaattattattgaattatcAATACCACATTGTTAATACAATACTGGTAGATTAAGGTTTAGGTTCTTAGGTTAAAAAGAATACAGCATAGAAATAAAGATAGAAAGGCAGGTCCAAAATTCCAAGACCACTTTCCCATTCAAGCATGGAAAGTATTTTGTTACTCAGTAGATTTTGTAGAAGACCTTAAGTCTTATGTGTTCTTGCATTGAGGTTATAGCTTTACAATGTCGATCTCAGTAAATTACACTGTTACCACAATAGCCACGTTATTGTCTATGTTAGATATTCAGCATCTTATGGACCAAGGTGTGATAAAACGTATCCCTCTGTGTGGCGCAGGCAGCCCGGCTGAGATGTGCCAGCTCCAGGCCGGAGACGAGGTGCTGTCCGTGAacagccagcaggtggcagaaATGAGCTACACAGACTGGAAGTCCTGCATGGAGGAGGCGCTGCAGGATGGCAGCCTGGTCATGGATGTTCGCCGTCATGGCAAAAACAGTGAGTCATCCGACCACCGTGCGCGTGTGCGTGAGGTTGACGTGAACCACTTTGAGGGTCACATTCCTGGGCTGACAGTCCCACTTATGCATCGTGCGTTGCTAAACAGTTTTGACACTTTAAATTGGTGCGTAAACTATTGTGAAATCATCCATGAATGATTTCATGACAGTGAAACGGTGAAGGACCCGTGAGGCTTTTTCTCCTCGTCTAATGAAGAGAAACTGTTATTGTGGGGACCTCTGAGGCTTTTAGTCCTCCCTGTGCGTCTTTTTCTCACACTGTTTTTCCATAATCTTCTGGTCATTTCGTCTTTTGTGTCTCGTTCCTCTCTGTTCCCCTGTGGAGAGCTAACCCAGCTCAGGTCCATGGTTCTGTGAGTGTGCTGTTTTCACAGTGTTAGTGCCACAGGCTTCTTCTGCATCAGTGTCAACTCACAAACGTGATAAACCACCCGCAGTAGCTCACCTGCACTAACACACAGTTCTGGGTATATTAGTGTTGTTGTGTCCGGTGGTTGTGCGTCTGTTGTAAACATTGTGTGGGTTTATGGAAACTTCATTAAGCTGCATGGCTGGGGAAGGTGGGTTCTCTGTCACCCCCTGCTGCTCTCTATAACAACACCATCACAGAAACCTTGTTCCCTGCTTTTTAGTCTTCTTCATGCAAGTAGACACCTCTAAGTCAAATGCTGTAtttcacatatacacacaaacactcatgcacaaaatcatgttgtttttttttgtgcatacACACATCGTGTGTTTGTGCCATTGCATTGTCTGCGTGCAGACTGGGACAGAGACCAACCTTCCCTGCCATTTAAAAGCCATAAGACCATCAATCTGACCAGTATGGATCCGATACTTCTAGGTTCCCCTGATTCGAACACTGCAAACTCCAGCCTGGATTTCACCTCGCGCATGACCTCGGAAACCCTGTTGCCCAAAGAGCTCACCGCCAACCCAGTAGTCGTAAGTTACCCAGAATCACTCAGGTTGACTCAGGTTTGGTCAGATTTTAACCTGTCATTGTTCCCGGCCCtgtgattttcttcttttttcaaaaatatgtgGGCATTATGTCTCTCTGCAGGATTTGGCTTCAAATGGAGTTAATGGAAGTTTCTATCAGAAGTCGGTGACCATGAGGAACAAAGGTAAAGAACAGAGGGCAAAATCAGAAAAGTTATGAAATTGATCTCGATGACTGTGTCTGTACtgaacataaaaatacacaagttaGGTGCAATTTTGTTGATGTGGGAGAACATGGCACTCAGTCCAGCACATACCTCCGCAAAGGGCCGAaaatccccttaaattcaatcaagatccaccatatttcacacactcatagaaatcagttcccttaatgttcctgatttatttattcatatcaaaatccatgaattttttctctgagaaaacagtgaaaatgttgaaaaatgcattgTTAACCCACatcctgatctggatccacaccaaaattgatATAGTGCATCCttccaaacaaataaaccaacaaacagacagggctgaaaacattggcggaggtaattaCTGTGGATAATATTAATCTTTATTGTCTAATACATCTTAGGCaacatgcactgtgtgtgtaaTTCATATTAAAGCGATATCGTATTTTTCTCCTCTGGTtaaatgtgtttctctcctcacttTATCCTGTTCTCCATTTCTCATGTAGAGTCAGAACCCATATCTTTGAAAAACTTAAAACGGCGGTCAGAGTTTTTTGAacaaggtaaaaagaaaaaaaagaacaagcaCTGACCAAAGAGGGGTGGGCTTGTCTTTATATTCATATAACGTCTGTGTAATCTGTTGGCTGGGTTCTCTGTGCCTCTGTGTCATTTCTGCGTCTCTGCTGAAGTTCTCAGCTTTCCAAGGGTTTTTTGCATGTTCTTGTCCGCCTCATGTTAAATGCATAAGGAACCCGTTATGAATTGATAATCATGTCAGGACTGAAATCCTCCATGGCTCTTTCTTGggacttttccttttttgtgacAGTCTTGTCTGGTGCCAAAGCTTTAACCCTTGTGCCCCTTCCCTCCTTCAGGCGGCTCAGGGTCCAGTGTCAGTGCGCTGGTCTACCTCTGTGGTAAACTGGGTTGAATGTGCAGTGATCTCCTCACCTTCACCTGGTACAGCCTGGGACACTGACATCCTGTTTAAGAAactattttaataattcataataataaaaatagacCTAAAGAAAtactaaaaaatgaaaagagaatatTAAAAAGTCCGCGTATTTGGCTGCGGAAGAATGAACAGAATGTCAGAACCAGTGTCAGCGTACCAAccacaaatacaaatctgaaactcctgttgtttttgtggtgtTTCTGAGTGGTGTCCAGGTTTAATGCATGGTTACGCAGTTTGCTGAGCATGAACTGAAAAGCCTTCCTGTTGCTTTCTCGGCGTGCATGTGTTGAACTGTTTGTCGTTTACTGTCAGAGCGGCTACGCTGAACTTTTGCTGCCTCTTGTGCTGCTGATGCATGTGTTTCCCtttcagtttgtccagtttcACGATCCATTTATTGATTTTCATATTCAGAACTATTGGTGTGGCAATGTGAATGTCAACAAGTGGGTGATCTTTGAATTGAGCGAATCAATCAACAAGGTGAAATTTGACCTTTGCTGCTTTGAGGCCGATGAAAAACATCAATTAACTTtggtttaaaatgtcatttgCAATCATAAATTGATGCTTGACTTTAAAAAACGAAATTGAAGCTTTAATAAGCCGCTCAACTTTGTGTTGTGACGGCCTCAGGGTTAACTTGGATATTCACATCTTGTTTCATTGGTCTGTCTCTGCACGCTACAAGTACTGACTtggtgattttctttgtttttaaggaGGATCAGAGTCTGCGATGCCAGATGTGAGTAATATTACCGGTGCATCAAAGCAGTTTGACATGACAATATATTTGAAAGCAGATACCACGAAGCCTGGATCCATAATTATGCATTTGACATGCACTGCTAGTTCACTTCAGAGGCAGGTTCACTCTGCTTCACCTCGTTATTCCACTGACTGCAGGAAACCTCAATTTGATTATGAATCattgaatatataaaaagtaTATACGAAGATGTATATATGAACCGAACATACTCAGGATCGAGggttatatatattatatccaTTGTAATTTTGGGCTATAAAGATCAAATTGACTTGGCAATAACACATTATCTACTGATAACTGCAATGATGCATTTGCCttatattacaaatataataGAGTTACAGATGTGGACAGATGTTTAATTGCTGTTTCAAGCAAAACACCAGAGGCAGTCGGAGGTGTCAGGAAACAACAGGTTAAATACGCCAGGTGTTCCAGCGGACCGATGTCACAAGCCCTCTGATATGTTTGCCCTCTTTTTTCAGATGCCTGTTCCCTCAATCACTCCCTCCTCCAGCCGCTGGTCCTGGGACCCGGAGGACGAGCGCAGGAGACAAGAGAAATGGCAGAAGGAACAGGAGCGCCTCCTACAGGTACGTAAAGGCACACGCATGTAGCAGTGATGTTACGTTACACCCCCAGCCTATACTAAAGGAGTCTAGTAAAACAGTCCTGCGATAAATCCTTCCCACGTGAAGATTATTTTTAGATGGTGAATTTATTAATCCGGGCAGTAAATTCCACTGTTGCAGCTTTAAGTCATATATGTCATAAAAACAGGAATGAAGTCTCAAAACAAAGGAATAAGGACACTCAACATCTGCCCAAAACAGACTTGGATTAGTGTTGTATCAGACTGCAGTAGGTTTAGATAgctgtacctaataaactggacATGGAGTTTGTAGCCCAtttaaaataatggaaaatacCAAATGAAGCAACCTCAAAATTCATTTGATCTGATAACCAGCTGTAAATCAGTTCTGTGTCCCATGTCCCAATGAGACGAGAGCACCGCGAAGCAGTGTCTGCTCCCAATaggctgaaaacagaaaacctcaGACAGGGCTCAGGCTGCTGAAGGTAAAGCATCTGTCGAGTAGCCAATTTAAATGTAGTAGAATCCtgtcaaaacatttttctgCGGGTTTATTTCTGGATGGAGATCAAAGGTGTCCGAGCAGAGCGTTACTCCTCCAGTCTTTCTCCCTGTTGGATAAACGGCCTGATTTCATGATGTGCCCGGGAGACTTCCTGCCCAGGGCAAGCTTCTCTAGGTTCTTATCGACTCAGGATGGTTAGGTAACGTGTAGGTGAGCTTGGTAGtatatgaaaataatacaaGCGTCTTTTTATTCTCCATTTCATTACTTTGACCCCCAGTTGGTGCACAAGCCAAGGAGAGAAAAAGTTACTATGATTTTTTTAGTAGTTGTAGTATTTTTTGTATGGGAAACACTTTGGAGCCATAACCACAAGTTGGAattgtgtgtcagcagcagtttgcagATCCTAAAATGCTTTACACAGACAGAATGTGGAGACCTACAGCTTTTAGATTTGTCAAGATTGTGTGAAGATTGTGTGAAGATTGAGTCCATAACAAACCTAAAGTGGCGTGAAATGCTTTCAGCCACATTTGTAGCAGTGTAgctgtgtagtgtgtgtgcgtgtgtgtgtgtggaccttACCCCCAGCCACTttgagagtgaaagagggaCAGTCATTCTACCGTTGCCactcatcgtcatcatcatcaacatctgaCCTATGACCTCCAATCTCTCGACCTATATTTTTCATCCAGGAGAAATATAAGCGCGaccaggagaagctgcaggaggagtgGCTGAAGTCTCAGGAGGAGATCGACAACCCCGTGGACCAACCAGATTTTGCAAAGGTATTTTAAATCTGCAGGGAGGAACTTCTGTCTCCCCCTTCTGGTAATGGCAGTTAACTCCAAATATTTTGCATATGCCAACCTGTCTATGGGTAGAGAGGCACCAACCGAGGTTACCCTCAGTTCCTTCCCATCAGCTCCTAAAAGCCTCAGCAGTCGTCTTTTCTGAATGCAGggtttctttatttatctgtaGCTCAGAAACTTGTCTTGAACACTTCTCAGGTTCCCCCGTCAAACTCTTGGCTTTCAAGCCTGCTCCGTCTCCGTTGTTATGTGGTTTGTTCTGCTCTTCATCTCTTGCAAACCAATCTTTAGTGCTGGTTTTAAAACTAATTGCTACCGGTGCAATGTGCAGGATTATCTCCACAGATACCAGATTTAAAACTCATTTAGAACTAAATACTCCGTGGTGTACAGAGAGATTTACCTGCAGCGGATTGGCTTTATCGGTATTAGTAGTATCAGAATTCTTTTGGTGGGACTCGAGTGTAATTTTCATTTATATGTATTCATCCTACACAGCTTTAATGTGTCTAAATGAATACCTAAATACCTGAAACATCAATTGGTGCCATCACAAGGTGGCAATAAGCTCTGAATCATGACATTACATTGGATAAATCAATCCAAAGGGATTTGATTATGCAGCAGTTGcatgtgcagactctggctttTAAGAAGCAGAACAACGTTCAGTCATGTGGATATTCACACAGGAGACTCAGCATGTGTGGGTATATCCTCTCTGTAATGCCAGCTCATGTTTTGCAATAAGAAAAACTCAGcaatttcaaaacatttactgATTTTGGTCACCACAGGGAATTTCTCCATTATTGTTTCAGTTCCTCCTGGAGGGTTAATGAGCGTGTGATCAATTGAGGTTCTCATGTGCTCCaacactttctctttttctttcatctgtctgtgcagccCGGCAGCCTGGAGGGGAACAGCCACAGCGTCAGCCCACACTCGCCACTCTTTCCTGTCAACCAGCCCACTTCTTCTCAgcgggaagaggaagagagaaagaggaaggaggagcaggagcaggagcgccgaaggcaggaggaggagaagaggaagcgggaggaggaggagcaagagCTGCGGCGTCTgcgggaggagagggagaggaaggagaggcaggcggaggaggagaggaagaggagggaggaggagaggaagaggagggaggaagaggagaggcaggcggaggaggagaagaagaggagggatgaggaggagagggagaggaggaggagtgaggaggaggagaggaagagtagGGAGGAGGaactgaggaggagagaggagcagagggaggaggagcggAGGTGGCAGGAAGCTTCGGAGCAGCAGCGCAGAGAGCGGGAGCGAgccttccagcagcagcagctgcagcagcagcagcagcagctgcagcagcagcagcagcagtggtcaGTAGAGACGCTGCTTCCTCCTGTTCTCTGCATAACACTCACATGTCTTTTGTCCGTCATGCACATATGAACACACTCACATGTCAAACATTACGTGCTTTATCATCTGTGCATGAACATAACTGCAACTAACGTGTTTGCATGTGCTTTGTCATCAACCTCTGTGCTGTCACCCATCTCTCTGCACACCGCTCATCACCAAAGGGCTGCTGGCTCCGATGGCTTTAACATGCATCCTCCACTGTCCTTTACTGACAGGTCAGTACAGGATCTGTGGTTAATAAACTGCACCTGCAGCCTGGAGATAAGGTTTCTTTTTATATTCAGCTAATCGGCCAATGTCGCAGATAAAACCTTCTCGTACAACGCAAACCTTTTATCCCATGCATATTTACTTTATTACCTGTTTTGATCAATAGTAACAATAATGCCTGAGTGTTATCCCAATTTATtacaatatttcaatataatcGCTTTAAAAAGTTGTATTAATAAAAACTTAACGACAGATCCCAAATATATATTGCGTATCTATATGCTGTACAATGGCATATAGAATGGAAATAGAAAGACCCAACAGTCTCTCtttgaattcaatcaaaatgcgcacattaataattcatatcagttccctaaatatgcctgatatTCTTCCTGGGAAAATAGTGGATATGTCAAAAAATGTCAGtgtcaaagaataaaaaataaatccaacatTCCTTCtaccatgtttaaaaaaaatcagttcaGTCGCTTTTCttgagacacaaacagcaatgaGAACAgaaccttggcagaggtaacaatcactaaatgatttaaaattcaCTATAATGCAGTTTTGAGTGTTAATTAATGTATTTGTTAACAACTGTAGCTCCTCCTGTGGACATTCATGTGGAGGCTGCTGTATAAAGAACAACAAGATGGTATCATACAGTTGtaatgatataaaaaatgtcttcatatgTGAAGTAATAGTTTATAAATGCTAAATGGGAGGGACAGTGAAGGGAATTTTGCAACAGGACTCATCTTGGTGACACAGTTTGTCTGAATTGTACCAAAGCTGCCAAAACAGCGCATGATCCTGCCAAAACCTCTACGCCAGTTTTTAAGAAACAAGAAGAATTTCTCACTCATACGTCATTTTAAcctaaaaataacaacagaaagcagagagaaactgaaagcATTACAGTACAGACATAACTCAGCATTATATATGTCATACGAGTCATTATTTTTTCTACACTTTTCCTGCACAGAAGAAAATGGTCTTGTCTTTACTGAGTAGCTGATGTTGTCCAGTAGAGGTTTTATATATGCATTTGaacaaaataactcaaacaGAAGGTCATGAAGTTGGAAGTCCTCCAGTAAGCGGGTTAGGTCTCCAGCTGGGATTGAAATTACCTGAGATTTGTCTGTAATCAGCAGTTTCCCTTTATGGACAAATACAATCAGCAGTGTCCCTTTATggacaaatacaattttattggGTCAAATCAAGGAACACTGTTGTGTAACAAAAGTGAGATATTCTTTATTATTGAGTCGGTCGTACTCCTGGtcacaaaaaaagtcaaatgaattGGTTTGATTTCTAGATTAGTATATATAGTTTATTACTGAttactgtaattttttttaattacatgttttcttttgtctgacAGGGTAAAATCCCAATCGTCTCCTCAGCTCGACGAAGAGGAAAAACCTCAGAGGAGAGGTCAGTTTTCTATATTCATTCTGCATTAATTAAGTTTTACTATAAAAGTAC encodes the following:
- the lmo7a gene encoding LIM domain only protein 7 isoform X8; its protein translation is MEWREQSSVGCDEAFSEAQRWIEAVTKKTFGSNDFRSALENGVLLCDLINKIRPGVVKRVNRLPTPIAGLDNLNVFLRACGKLGLKEAQLFHPGDLQDLSTRVTVKHQETNRRLKNVLITIFWLGRRAQCDRVYNGPHLNFKAFEGLLGTALYKALQESSSQKGSNVRDSGFGDSWYSEREELYQLREGGGGGSGGSGHRRDDSLDSLDSLGSRPHSISSDTTLKGSSEGCCSDTEADSVFRMAENKDGLSYRRSVVITPKTTTQFNQFLPSKDKTSGYVPAPLRKKRAERHEDNRRSWASPIYTEHDGTLTRELPTQESIDGSKSTSDIQVDSTVARQVRYEELQKHREQIKDTEDKWQDDLSKWKNRRRSVNSDIVKKKEERDQIEQVTIGGNRRSKTFKEMQEERDNKGKKSLGSRLGSLAYLDDEEDVFERPVTSPRTRTLPARSFTIDTPYNYFEPSEPSLKEDDPPAASPATGRAASPPTSRRVDVVDRPAGRDTTTTITPNLPPSSRGSLLNSAAGAPLQRSAVSERSRPTKTEEKTTTVVSERSRPTKTEEKTTTVVSSSSALQKVAEPRRPFLRAQTEVEAPSPGFLYKQQPQPSSMEPKPPGVSHVSASLPRSYQKSDSARLTSVVTARPFGTQASRITSLPRVFAMGDPNKRVNGDASKKSSVPSRYHQFMTPEDEAHSSSAHSSEDEEEEEEEEAAVTWGKTAPKSVTLTQSTSPVPAPPVRREAPVTPAPVSPAPVSPAPAKESSQENYCDMRINLNQKPNSSRDFGFQAAWDSTGARVTTIAPGSPAEMCQLQAGDEVLSVNSQQVAEMSYTDWKSCMEEALQDGSLVMDVRRHGKNNWDRDQPSLPFKSHKTINLTSMDPILLGSPDSNTANSSLDFTSRMTSETLLPKELTANPVVVSYPESLRLTQDLASNGVNGSFYQKSVTMRNKESEPISLKNLKRRSEFFEQGGSESAMPDMPVPSITPSSSRWSWDPEDERRRQEKWQKEQERLLQEKYKRDQEKLQEEWLKSQEEIDNPVDQPDFAKPGSLEGNSHSVSPHSPLFPVNQPTSSQREEEERKRKEEQEQERRRQEEEKRKREEEEQELRRLREERERKERQAEEERKRREEERKRREEEERQAEEEKKRRDEEERERRRSEEEERKSREEELRRREEQREEERRWQEASEQQRRERERAFQQQQLQQQAAGSDGFNMHPPLSFTDRVKSQSSPQLDEEEKPQRRGVNVQPGGMAHWLLEKQLRSERDKQARSQRAASELEMERRNILNAMRYREPERVTGGSGLDERKGQQPLSHAELERQQILNEMKKKAPLLTDSSWIRQRSAAMAANKESDLPPMRRGDSLDNLDSYNSWRSSWTPRSNSYVQNYARPHSALSGSSSFYGGGQGLQRPTSSTLPSSYSMGSLRGGAGTPSSPWSRQTPSPSSLSPTTSPEPTSEAGALQQQSRSVSGKKICTFCDSPLGKGAAMIIESLGLCYHLTCFKCIDCTANLGGSEAGAEVRIRNKQLYCNSCYMRFKTGLPTAM
- the lmo7a gene encoding LIM domain only protein 7 isoform X7 produces the protein MEWREQSSVGCDEAFSEAQRWIEAVTKKTFGSNDFRSALENGVLLCDLINKIRPGVVKRVNRLPTPIAGLDNLNVFLRACGKLGLKEAQLFHPGDLQDLSTRVTVKHQETNRRLKNVLITIFWLGRRAQCDRVYNGPHLNFKAFEGLLGTALYKALQESSSQKGSNVRDSGFGDSWYSEREELYQLREGGGGGSGGSGHRRDDSLDSLDSLGSRPHSISSDTTLKGSSEGCCSDTEADSVFRMAENKDGLSYRRSVVITPKTTTQFNQFLPSKDKTSGYVPAPLRKKRAERHEDNRRSWASPIYTEHDGTLTRELPTQESIDGSKSTSDIQVDSTVARQVRYEELQKHREQIKDTEDKWQDDLSKWKNRRRSVNSDIVKKKEERDQIEQVTIGGNRRSKTFKEMQEERDNKGKKSLGSRLGSLAYLDDEEDVFERPVTSPRTRTLPARSFTIDTPYNYFEPSEPSLKEDDPPAASPATGRAASPPTSRRVDVVDRPAGRDTTTTITPNLPPSSRGSLLNSAAGAPLQRSAVSERSRPTKTEEKTTTVVSERSRPTKTEEKTTTVVSSSSALQKVAEPRRPFLRAQTEVEAPSPGFLYKQQPQPSSMEPKPPGVSHVSASLPRSYQKSDSARLTSVVTARPFGTQASRITSLPRVFAMGDPNKRVNGDASKKSSVPSRYHQFMTPEDEAHSSSAHSSEDEEEEEEEEAAVTWGKTAPKSVTLTQSTSPVPAPPVRREAPVTPAPVSPAPVSPAPAKESSQENYCDMRINLNQKPNSSRDFGFQAAWDSTGARVTTIAPGSPAEMCQLQAGDEVLSVNSQQVAEMSYTDWKSCMEEALQDGSLVMDVRRHGKNNWDRDQPSLPFKSHKTINLTSMDPILLGSPDSNTANSSLDFTSRMTSETLLPKELTANPVVDLASNGVNGSFYQKSVTMRNKESEPISLKNLKRRSEFFEQGGSESAMPDMPVPSITPSSSRWSWDPEDERRRQEKWQKEQERLLQEKYKRDQEKLQEEWLKSQEEIDNPVDQPDFAKPGSLEGNSHSVSPHSPLFPVNQPTSSQREEEERKRKEEQEQERRRQEEEKRKREEEEQELRRLREERERKERQAEEERKRREEERKRREEEERQAEEEKKRRDEEERERRRSEEEERKSREEELRRREEQREEERRWQEASEQQRRERERAFQQQQLQQQQQQLQQQQQQWAAGSDGFNMHPPLSFTDRVKSQSSPQLDEEEKPQRRGVNVQPGGMAHWLLEKQLRSERDKQARSQRAASELEMERRNILNAMRYREPERVTGGSGLDERKGQQPLSHAELERQQILNEMKKKAPLLTDSSWIRQRSAAMAANKESDLPPMRRGDSLDNLDSYNSWRSSWTPRSNSYVQNYARPHSALSGSSSFYGGGQGLQRPTSSTLPSSYSMGSLRGGAGTPSSPWSRQTPSPSSLSPTTSPEPTSEAGALQQQSRSVSGKKICTFCDSPLGKGAAMIIESLGLCYHLTCFKCIDCTANLGGSEAGAEVRIRNKQLYCNSCYMRFKTGLPTAM